Within Ipomoea triloba cultivar NCNSP0323 chromosome 9, ASM357664v1, the genomic segment tcttGATTGTGATCTACTTATGGTTTTATTAAACTAGACTCGCCATAAACTAGATACTCGGAGTAATGGGCACAAATGAGTAAAATAATGGACCATTTGGCccacaaaataaatattaggctACTGGGCCAAAATACATAACTAAATTGGGCTATTACAAAGTGATACAAGTGCCACCAGGGGCTATTACATGAATGTTAAGATTGTTAACTATGCTTGGGTGTTGTTGCACTGTGAAAAACCAGGAGATGCTAGATGTCTAAACTATTTAGAAAACctgctatatatatagggtgGAGGAGACAGTTGCACTtgccaaaattttcaaaaagtaAAGGCATTCTGGAGATATATAGCAAAGCTGAGGTCAATAAAACTGGAGATATATAAAAGGAGAAGATTATCATTCTATTACTCCATAATACTATAACAGTCATAATCATGTAGCAGCTATGGCTTTAAGCAAGTTCCAACAACTAATTGGAAATGTATACAAAAGCTGCTATTCTGTTTCTTCTATTACATAATATCATCTCATGACTATGTTACTGCTAGCTATATATTGCTGCAAATAGATACATTATTACATAGAATATTTACCATTTCTTGACACTTCTACTTCTTTGCCATCACCTTTAGCTCCCTTTACTGAATCCAATGGAAGTTTATCCTTTGCTAACTCCACGTCGGTTTCCTCACTGGCAGTAACTTCTTCCAAAGGTTTGTATCTATAAAACTTGGCACACGTGACATAGTACACGAGATTTAGTGCCTGTATACCTGTTATGAGCCAGTAGTAGTTTTCCAGCTTTCCCCTGTTCAGATTCCGGTCTGGTAGCCAGTTCCCTTCATTGCCCCTGCCGGTATAGCTGTGCACTAAAGATACGACAAGGGTGCCCATGTAATTTCCGATTGAGTTAGTTAATGAATTGAGCGCAGCTGCAGTGCTTCTCATGCTTTCTGGGGATTGCTCAATCAGAAACTCGAGGTGCCCAACTGACATGAAAACTTCAGCTATTCCATGGAGGCAATACTGGGGAATTAACCAGAACACACTAATAGGTATGATGGCAGCTGGTTCATCGAGTAGGTTATAGCGTTCAGCAACTGCTTTTCGCTTGATCTCGATTAGAGCTGAGACAACAGTGGCAAGGATGTTAACTGCAAACCCTATACCCATTCGCTGCAGGCATGTAATGCCTGCAGGATTTCCAGTGAATCTGCGAATGAAAGGCACAAAAACGCGCTCATAGAGAGCGAGGCCAATAAGCACAGTCAAGACAGTAAAGACAGACATGGTGGCAGGAGGAATTTGGAAGGAATGGGATTGGGACAGGTGACGATCCATACTGCGTGCTTGTTGGATAGTAAAGCTGCCAACGTGTGAATATGAAGTGATGAGCAATATTCCCGCGGCCCAAACAGGTACCATCCTGAGAATGCACTTCAGTTCCTCCACTCTATGCACTGTAGCAAGCCTCCAGAGGTTTGGCTGGTTGGATTCTCTCATGTCAGAACCATCAACCACAGCCGCTCGGTCCATAAACCTTGAAACATCAGCACCAGAAAGTATATCAAAGTAAGTTAAATGCTCCTCTCTGCAAATCACTTGTCATACACACTTCTAAAATTAAtgctctttctttttcttttagtttgCTTCTCATTTATGGCCACACAAACTATATCGATTATAGAATTTAACTTTTAATAACATATCTTACTTGAACTGATCAGTATGCAGAAGCCTCCCATTGGATGAGAGAGCAGCATCGagttctttattttcatatagGTGACTAGAATCAGCAGGTATGGCAATTTTCCTCTTCTTCACAGATGCAACAATTACCTGTGCCAATCTTACCAATGGACTTCCTCCAGGTTTTACTTTTTTGTAAAGAGGGGATCCTAAAACAAAAGCAACAACCGATAATCCCATAGCAATGGTCGGAATTCCTAGACCCCAAGCCCAGCTGACATTATCTTGGATATAAACTATAACCGTCAGAGAGGTTAATGTTGCCAATCCCATGCAGAAATAATACCAATTATAGAAGTTCCATTTACGACCCTCTACTTTTGACTTTGTCATGTCGATCTGATCAGCAGCAAAAGTAATGACACAAGGCCGAATGCCTCCAGAACCAATAGATGTCAGGAGCAGACAGATGTAGAGAACCCAGAGCTGCAGGTTTGAAGCTTCCGTGCAGTTCTTCTTGGTGGGGCATGGTGGAGGACGGAGCTGTGGCATGATTGCCGAGGTAGTGATACTTACCATTCCCTGTAACATGCATATGGTAGATGATCAAGctccaaatatataaaaaagataACAAATTCCATATTTTGCATTTTTGGACTAAATTTTCTAGTTAGATCTTTGTCTATAGTTCATTAGCCAGATGCATAGCTAATGTTGTCACTTGAAGTATACTGTTATCATCCAATAAGTATGCTTCTGTCAGAAAGATGAGAACTCAAAATTATACTATGACAATCAGCAATTCTCCTGTTTATTTATATGTGCACACAACACACATGAAAGGAAATAGACTCATATACACTGCAAGAGAAAGAGACAGAGAGGTACCAACACATAAATGATAGATCCAACAATGATAGTCCAAAATCGGCCAGCAAAAGAATCAGCAATTAGAGCACCAACAAGCGGCATGAAACTGGAGGTTCCACCAAAGTTGGTAAGGGTATTAGATGCCTTAACAAGAGGCAAATTTAGCACCTCTGTCAGGTATGTTATCATGTTGGCATGAAAACCAACAGCCGCAAATCTATCGCATATTTCATTAGCTGTCAAAACACAAAAAGGAACCGTTAAATCATAATCTGGCATCAGTTCCTATACTCATAACTAATACAGAAAGTTATGCCAAACATTAAAACATACTGAAGCCATATCTAATTCTCTGGTCTCTGTATCTTTTCATCATTTACTCAGAAATAAACCATTCTAAGATAACAAAGGCAAAACATGAAGACTGCCAAAGATCAGAAACACTAAACTTTGAGATTCAGAATGCTACTCTTTATGATCTGGTGAACCATCACATAAGCCTTCAACTTATGATCTAATTAAGCACTCAAGCACCATATTTAGAAGAAAGAATTAATTGACAATTTAATCAAGAGCCATCTGCTCGTTCAGGTCAAGAATAGCGAAACCCACCAAAATATACACTGCCATTTCAAAGCTCCCAACTAAACAACTGCTTTTCCAGTTATCGTATCATTAAGAGATGGAATTTTGGGTAGATTTCCAGCCAGTGAAGAAGAAACTCTGctgggaattttatcaaacacatccCCTACAAATCAACTACCCCATGAGCATCACTATCCCTTTGGGCCAAGAATTTCCCTCCCGGCCGGGGGGGTTTTCCTTCTCTTCGCCGTGATCAGTATCGCGTTTCTTTCTTTTGTGTTTGTCAATTTTATTGGCGGGAATTTCAACACAAAACGGGTAGCCATTATGATTAAATTCAGGATATTTGAAATTACTATTCCAAtcgtctcattttatatgtGATTTCAGGctgaattaaaattatttttagttttatttttgataatttaaatttattattaatatataagatttatatatttaaaaattacattaaaagtgttattaaatataaaaatataaatttaaaaatagttttaaaaaacttctaaagaaaattaattaagaagaaACAATAATTTGATTAAGGAAAATGATATCTGTACTAACTTTCTTTTAGTACTATTTACTCTGTATGATACATGTACTCACATAGAATAAACTTTTGTCATTTATTatgatttgatttataaaagaaaaagaaaataataaaaattatagccCACTAATTTTTCTAGATGAATTGTAAGAAATGAAAGTATATGCAATATTActctttgattaataaataataaataaggcATGTAAAATGTAATAAAGAGTATAACTTTTATTGGCAgactgtttaaaaaaaaaaaacttaacttttGGCCAATTGATTGAATTAACACTgctcatataaatatatttagttaaATTAGAGAGTGAAACTTTAGATGAATTGGCCCTACAATTAACTTAATTattacaagatttcaagttggtCTCTTTATATACCCcttgttaaaataatttaaatcacATATAAGAGcatctttatattttattttatttttagtttaggTTCAAAACATTTTTACACTTGCATGTCTTTAAATGGAAAATATCTTCCCCTTGGTTGCAATATTAATCTACGTATTTCCAAGTTTTTCTgtttttctgttttttgttttttgttttttttttttgaaatactactGCCAAGTTATTTATACCCTTTATTCGTTTATTGAtttaaataatacaatttttttttttttttttgcaattagCTTATTGTTTAATGGATGCTTTTCATAAAGAATGTCTCATGTTTGAATCTATCCCAATC encodes:
- the LOC116030268 gene encoding protein NRT1/ PTR FAMILY 3.1-like, coding for MDGAVDMKVEDKAVENGEEEDKKTTIGGRKRKLGGIRTMPFILANEICDRFAAVGFHANMITYLTEVLNLPLVKASNTLTNFGGTSSFMPLVGALIADSFAGRFWTIIVGSIIYVLGMVSITTSAIMPQLRPPPCPTKKNCTEASNLQLWVLYICLLLTSIGSGGIRPCVITFAADQIDMTKSKVEGRKWNFYNWYYFCMGLATLTSLTVIVYIQDNVSWAWGLGIPTIAMGLSVVAFVLGSPLYKKVKPGGSPLVRLAQVIVASVKKRKIAIPADSSHLYENKELDAALSSNGRLLHTDQFKFMDRAAVVDGSDMRESNQPNLWRLATVHRVEELKCILRMVPVWAAGILLITSYSHVGSFTIQQARSMDRHLSQSHSFQIPPATMSVFTVLTVLIGLALYERVFVPFIRRFTGNPAGITCLQRMGIGFAVNILATVVSALIEIKRKAVAERYNLLDEPAAIIPISVFWLIPQYCLHGIAEVFMSVGHLEFLIEQSPESMRSTAAALNSLTNSIGNYMGTLVVSLVHSYTGRGNEGNWLPDRNLNRGKLENYYWLITGIQALNLVYYVTCAKFYRYKPLEEVTASEETDVELAKDKLPLDSVKGAKGDGKEVEVSRNGKYSM